The genomic stretch aggacaaaactaGTATCTTCAACTTTGCCTAAGACATGACACCCCTACAAACCAAACAAAAAGCCCTGACTTTAAATAGACTTCTGATCATCAATGCTGTTTATATAACAAGAGCAAAACAACGCTAAGAACAAAATGTAATCGGCTATTTTTGGTTAGAGTAAAACCATCTAATAATCAATATCCTTATATGGTGCCGCCATCTAGTCTTCATTTACATCTGACggattatgcacgataaatTGATTTTGCTAATAACCAGTTTTATGCACATTTAAGTcttcagatggcagcactaaccgctGTGAAGGTGTCgtgggcaaaatgtatgaaaaaactggaagtcaggtatcatgttctagtcatctttggtaaAACATTACACAAATATCTGACTCCGCAAACTGAGTGTTTTCTGTGGATGGAACAGTTTTTTTTAGATTCCagtgtattttttaaaatagcGTATGTAATTTGGTATTGgctttttatagttttttatagtctgcaaatgctgcTTGCAAtacattgttttttttagaTGCTTTACGACAAATCTTGTCTCATAATATATTTTGGTTGGTTCAGGTTTCGAAGCAGGATCCGTTAGATAGTTGATTACTTCTTCGTGATTATTTATACAATCTAGAGATTTATAAACTCATTATGATGATTTCCTCGAATTTCGTTCTGAAAGACAAAATTAATAACGTCGACATCATTGTTTTTGCCGCCAGGATTGCAAATGCACTCAATCATAGTTCACatgatttcaaaagattttTGATATTTGCAATTTTTATTCATCGATATTAAGCGGCAGAAATTTTGCGATAAAACCTCTCTGGAAATAATATGGTGGCccttaaaatatgaaaaattgcaacgGGTTAATTTTTGGTTTCTGTGCATCAACTCGATTGACAAAATGCTCATATTGGGCGGTATTCGATcctttttgggctgttttccagataccggaagtcgttattttggaattgAAAATGGCATGTTGAATGAGTTCCTGGCTCCTAGGcatcattctggctccggaaactggatggtattcgatcattttaggctgttttccagaaaccggcagTCGTCATCTTAGAAATCGAAATGGTGTTCATGGTAAATTCTATGCATCAGCTACCACTAAGTCTAATGGTAGTCCTTTTAAGAGAAGGGAGTGGCGTCGAACCAAAAACATTTCATGCCTTCGAAAACCTTCACatatcaaattttgttccattttcttgattagttctcgagttatgcaaaaatttgtgttttattggtATAAAAACCCTCCCTTCCAGTGGAGGGAGGGGTATCGAGCCAcaatagaaacatttcttgctctcaaaaaaacTTCACAAGCCGAAttaggtttcatttgtttgattagtCCTCGAGTTATGCAGCaatttttatgggacccctcccccCTCTATCCAGAGTAGAAAGCGGTGTCATATCATCTTAGAAACATTTCCAGCCTCCAAAAACCTCAACGTATtaattttggttccatttgcttgattagtttgattttagaaatttgtgttccatttgcATGAGAATCCTTCTTTCTAAAGCAGGGAGGGGCGTCAATCTACCACAAAAATATTTGTTGCTTGcgttacatgccaaatttggtttcatttgtttaattagttctcgagttacaCACAGATTCATGTTTCGTGTGTATGGGAGCTTTCCCTTATAGAGGAGAAAGGGGTATTAAGctaccacaaaaaaaaattttactcccGTTAACCCcaacatgccaaatttgttCACTTGATTAGTTCACgagttatacagatatttttgtttcgtttgtatgagaGCCCTTCCTTTTAAGAACAGACAGGGGCTgccataaaatttttttttgcttccaaaaacatctacatgcaaaatttgattccatttgtttgattagttctggagttatgcagaaatttgtgtttcatttatatgggagGAGGGAGAATGtcatggtccccgtggttctgtggttagcgatgtcggtcggctagctctctcacacggttgtgatatcgggttcgattcccgatcaggtcgaggatcttttcgagctggaaattttctcgactcagctctggggcacggtgtatcgttgtacttatcctacaacatgcaagatgtgccaaaaacaatatcgataacgaattctctcaactaatctagttgatcgagaccgcattagccccccaggctagcgtgcgatattgttattgttgagAATGTCATAAGAACCTTCTTCGGCCCCAAAAAACTCTTACATACAAATTTGcatgccgatcggttcagttgtTTTAAAGTCTCTATGGATcagtttcaaaatttacaaaaaaacttaGTTATAAGTCTTTGGAAGTTTTCCTGGATGTGATAAAGGTAATTTTAAACGCTAACTTTTCAATCTCTTTTCTCTTGGAACTATGAATTTCGAGTTGTGTCAGTGCCGCACGAAACTTACAATAGggaaggaatgttagaatgcagtctttgctttgttaAAAACCGAGTATGCCGctgctaaaattttgcacagggttttTTCGGCTAGGTGAACGTTTTACGTAGGgtttttcgtttttaattttctggTTATTTTTTCCCCCATATAAGTGATTGGCACCCTCGCCTATATGACTATAAGCCGTGGAGCTGTTCCACACAAGTTGAAAACGCAATTTAGCGAAATCCACCGCAGAGATTAAAACCACGTGCTGTTGTGACAATTAATGAACTAAAGCAATGTGATAGGCTGTTAAACAATTATTGCCCATGTAGGTTCAGTACGAATAGGAAAGTGCAAAAAACAGTAGCACTATCACGAAAAGTCACATTCTTGCGAGAAATATCGACATTAGAATATTGGAAAAGAATAAACAGCAGATCTGCGAAAGAGGACTCTTGAGGGTAGGGAAGAAAGTCATCATCAATATTCAAAATTAGGGATATCCTTTAACTTTTATTTGGTATACGTGAATCAAAATATTGAACCGACATGTAACAGTGACACAGATACTAATCAATATGATTGTTTTAATGTGAAGCGGAGAATTTCGATTCATAAAAAGATTTTTCTAGGTTGTTACTGTGATACCCTATGTTTCTTGTATtctatttcatttttgtttggTGTTCTGCATCTTCGTCCAGCTATCTTGGGTCTTATGCATCCACTGTTCCTTGATGATACTCGCGCACTTTTCACCAATCATGTAAGCAGTTGCTGCCGGATGGCCACTGAAGGTAACCGGTATAATGCTCACATCTGCGACACGCAAATTACTAATGCCGTGTACACGAAGCTCTGACGATACAACTGCCTCTGGATCCGATGTAGGCCCCATCTTACAGGTTCCCGTCTGATGGTACATTGACGTGGCCTGGGTTCTAAGTGCACACCGCCAGTAATCGTCGCTTGCGAACTGTATGTGGGCACAATTTGGTAGCGGAATATCATGTAACTTTGCACCGTATCGTTTCATCGTTGGGGTATCCAATATTTGCAGGACTCGTCTTATACCTCTGAGCAACGTTTCTACATCTTCGTCTTCTTTCAGAAAGTTAGTGAAAAATCTCGGCCACTGAAAAGGATTACTATTCTTCAGCTCCATGTAACCTCTTGATTTTGGGTGTAGTAAAACGATGTTCACGGTAAAAGCGTCCCTATCTCCGGACTCCAGCGGTCGATATATGTCGTAAACTTCATCTTTTAAACGAAGCCCTCTTCGTATGCCACTTCCTTTGTCGGATCCTGGGGAGCCATTTACGAAAATTAGTTCAATATCCGGAACGGTGTCTCGATTAGATTCGCGCGTATTCAGAAAACCAATAACCTCGACTCCTCCGGGAATCGTAAGTGTTCCATTTCCACTAAAGTAATTAACCAGCATAGGGAGTGTTACAACGCGGTCAACGTGTAGTGTGAAATTCTGTGTGTTCGTCACAAATGATATCCCGGTAAAATATAGATGGTCATAAAGTAATTGCCCTACTGGAAGATTTTGAACAACAGGTATTCCGACAGTTTCGAGTTTATCGGTTGGCCCGATTCCGGACAGCATTAGCAACTGTGCCGATTGCAGTCCTCCAGCAGCGAGAATTACTTCTTTTTTTGCTATCACTGCATACCGTTTCTTTTTATGAACAAATTCCACCCCGTAAGTTGTCTTAGATTTTGGGTCGATCAATATTTTCGTCGCTCTAGCATTCGTTAGTATGTGTAGATTAAGTCGGTATTCAATTGGCTCTATGAAAGCGGCGCTAGCTGATAGTCGTTGGCCGTTACGTTGATTTGTGTGCAAAAACGAAACCCCAAGTTGACGTTCGCCATCGTAGTCTACCAATTCTTTCATTCCCAATTCACGTAGACTATCCACAAAAATACGAGACATTGGCGTCCGATAGGGAACGAATCGTACATCCAACAGCCCATCTGTACCATGATAATGGTTTGAAATGTTGAGGTAagatttttctgatttcttGAAAAATGGTAGTACATCCTTATAAGACCACCCGGGGTTACCGAGATCGGCCCACTTGTCGAAATCTTTGCGATTACCTCGAACATACATCATGTAGTTTATGAGCGTCGAACCTCCGAGTCCTTTTCCGCGTGGCATCGCGCAGCGTTGGTCTTCCATTCCTGTTGAAAGAAAGTTACCAATTAGTAACTGATTAATAAATTATTGTATCAATTTTAGTTAcactaaaatttttaaattttaacttaGCAAATAATTCTGTAAAACAGTTTGTTAAAGTTTTTGTAGCAGCAAGCGTACTCTAAGAATGCAAAAACGTTCTCCTGTCATCAGTTTCGTTAAACGCACATTTTCTtatgatgaatagttttaaaatcgaATATAAAAATCCATAGGTCACCATAGATATGTATATCAATTAAAAGTAGGCCCTCTAACCTAATCGTCGATTTCAGACTATATATGTTCAGTATATTTACTTAAGACCTGATAAATACTACGACATTTGATTGTTGCATTAAACATTCTTATTATGATCACATAATCTaggcgaaaaaaaatatattgtgtATTTTCGTACCAATGGTGCTCATCATCCAATAATATCCAATATTTTTACAGCCTTATCATGAGTTGTCTATCATATTTCCTTTATTCATATATTCCGCATCATTTGCATGTGTGTGCTTCAGATCAGTGGATAGATAAATAGTTATTTAATAGGAACACTACAAATAATTTGTTATCTCAGCAGGTATCTTAGATAT from Wyeomyia smithii strain HCP4-BCI-WySm-NY-G18 chromosome 3, ASM2978416v1, whole genome shotgun sequence encodes the following:
- the LOC129727313 gene encoding glucose dehydrogenase [FAD, quinone]-like; translated protein: MKICKIGYTRKQLMVLIVIIFQFVRSSFASEQNTLDSATNTLDGIEKQPNVDSVKSDFLSETKNYYGTKNILNQYDFVIVGGSPSGCVIANRLSENPDWKVLLIEAGERENLLVKVPVFAAYMQSTSYNWGYLAERQNYSCWGMEDQRCAMPRGKGLGGSTLINYMMYVRGNRKDFDKWADLGNPGWSYKDVLPFFKKSEKSYLNISNHYHGTDGLLDVRFVPYRTPMSRIFVDSLRELGMKELVDYDGERQLGVSFLHTNQRNGQRLSASAAFIEPIEYRLNLHILTNARATKILIDPKSKTTYGVEFVHKKKRYAVIAKKEVILAAGGLQSAQLLMLSGIGPTDKLETVGIPVVQNLPVGQLLYDHLYFTGISFVTNTQNFTLHVDRVVTLPMLVNYFSGNGTLTIPGGVEVIGFLNTRESNRDTVPDIELIFVNGSPGSDKGSGIRRGLRLKDEVYDIYRPLESGDRDAFTVNIVLLHPKSRGYMELKNSNPFQWPRFFTNFLKEDEDVETLLRGIRRVLQILDTPTMKRYGAKLHDIPLPNCAHIQFASDDYWRCALRTQATSMYHQTGTCKMGPTSDPEAVVSSELRVHGISNLRVADVSIIPVTFSGHPAATAYMIGEKCASIIKEQWMHKTQDSWTKMQNTKQK